A part of bacterium genomic DNA contains:
- a CDS encoding tautomerase family protein, with amino-acid sequence MPNITVEGPPLEIAKKRLLVKALYDAARAVYNIDDIIVVIHENPLENVGVGGELVVDRRKEAGELKKKF; translated from the coding sequence ATGCCGAACATCACCGTGGAAGGACCGCCGCTGGAAATCGCCAAGAAGCGCCTGCTGGTCAAGGCGCTCTACGACGCGGCCCGCGCCGTGTACAACATAGATGACATCATCGTCGTTATCCACGAGAACCCGCTGGAGAACGTGGGGGTGGGGGGCGAGCTCGTCGTGGACCGGCGGAAGGAAGCCGGCGAGCTCAAGAAAAAGTTCTAG